The Halorussus gelatinilyticus genome contains the following window.
TGTCGATAGGAGTATCCATATCGACCCTCGCGTTGCTCCCGCGTTCCTCACCCGGAGGGGAACGCGATGTCGCCGCGCATCGATATCGGGTGGACCTCGCAAAGATACTCGGCCATCGCCGATTCAGCGGTAAACTCCACGGTCTGGGTCGCGCCCTGTTCGGAGATAACCTCCGTACTGAGGAGTGTACTGCCCTGTTCGCCGACGATGGCGAAGTTATGCGGCCCACCGTCGAGGTTCTTCCAGACGAGCGTGTACTCCGTTCCGGGTTGCAGATTCAACGTCGGGTTCGTTTCGCCGTCGATAGAATCGGGGGAGATGCCCCGCCAGCCGTCGACTCGCCCGCCGAGGACGAAGTCCGCGTCCGGGGCGACGGCCTGCGTCGTCCCGGCCTGCGTAGTCGTGGCTGTCGTGGTCTCGGCGGCCTGGGTGGTCGTCGCCGCGTCCGGGAAGTCGGGCGACACCGCGACCGTCGCTCCCTCGATGGTCTCCTCGTCCCACATCACGTGGAGGAACGGCTGTGGCCGACCGGTCGGCAACTCGAAGGCCGTGTGAACCGGTTCGGGTTCCGGGCCGCGTTGCGTGACTTTGATCGGCGGGACGAGGACGTGCGTGTGGTGGAGGTTGCCGAGATACGCCTCGTCGGGCGACAGTGGAAGTTCCTCGTCGATTGCCAGCGCATAGTTACCGGCTTTCCGAATCATCTGGGTGGTCATGAAGTGGACGACTTGGCGTCGGTTGACCACTTCGCCGTTGACGATGACGTTCCCGACTCCCCAACACGCACCGTACGCAAATTGGGTCGGCATCAGGGGCGTACCGGTGCCGGTGACGCCGTGGAGCCACGACCCGGTAACGACGCCGCCGCCCGTGTTCCACGGCGGAATCGGCGGCTGAAACACCTGTTTGATTTCGAGTCGATACTGGTTGCCCGCCGGGTCGGTGAACCGGGCGTCGAGGTCCACGTCGTCGGGCGTCTCGGTTGGGCTACCCGCCGGGATGTCGTAGGGCCGGCGGTCCTTGTACGTCAGGTCGAGTCGCCCGTCGACCGTCCGGGCCGAATCGCTGAACGCCGAGTTGAACGTCGTAACGGTGTACGCACTCTCGTCGGCGTTGGTTCGGCGCTTGTCCAACGGTAGTCCCACTTGGTAGGTCTGTTCCCGAAGCAGGTCGGCCACCGGCCCCTCGGCCACGTTGACCCAGTGTCGGCCCGTGTTGATCGGATAGTCGGGCGTACCGAACACGTACTCGCTGATTTGGCGCTTGCCGGGGAGGACCCAGTTGACGGTCTTCCCCGGTTCTTGCTGCACCCGGAGGTCCACCCCTGTTTGGCCGTCGTCCGCTTGACGAAACTCCACGGGAACGTCCGGGAAGTAGTTACCGCCCAGCGCGCCGAACGCAGTCGTTCCCCCCAATCCGAGGAATGTCCGACGGTCCATGAATACCCCTCTGCGACAGATTCTATTGCCCCTCACAAACCCATTGTGGCCATTGTTATATATTAACATGGTATCTGTCGGCTGTCGTCGAAGGAGTCCGCCGGACGCGGGTGAGCGACTTGCACGACGTATTTTTCGCTCGGTAGCAAGCAATCGAACGCCGCGGTGGGCACGGGCTCTTTCGACGGTT
Protein-coding sequences here:
- a CDS encoding cupredoxin domain-containing protein gives rise to the protein MDRRTFLGLGGTTAFGALGGNYFPDVPVEFRQADDGQTGVDLRVQQEPGKTVNWVLPGKRQISEYVFGTPDYPINTGRHWVNVAEGPVADLLREQTYQVGLPLDKRRTNADESAYTVTTFNSAFSDSARTVDGRLDLTYKDRRPYDIPAGSPTETPDDVDLDARFTDPAGNQYRLEIKQVFQPPIPPWNTGGGVVTGSWLHGVTGTGTPLMPTQFAYGACWGVGNVIVNGEVVNRRQVVHFMTTQMIRKAGNYALAIDEELPLSPDEAYLGNLHHTHVLVPPIKVTQRGPEPEPVHTAFELPTGRPQPFLHVMWDEETIEGATVAVSPDFPDAATTTQAAETTTATTTQAGTTQAVAPDADFVLGGRVDGWRGISPDSIDGETNPTLNLQPGTEYTLVWKNLDGGPHNFAIVGEQGSTLLSTEVISEQGATQTVEFTAESAMAEYLCEVHPISMRGDIAFPSG